A single Candidatus Hydrogenedentota bacterium DNA region contains:
- a CDS encoding VWA domain-containing protein — protein MISPLPFTFNALMNPWALLLLVGVAAVLAAEITARMPGAIDISTGETVRRIRGRRAYLKRHIPAILRALGLSLLVFAMARPIMGYQVRKDRADVVDIMLCVDVSGSMKSQDFVSGGQRRDRLYVTKEAVRDFIESRKIRAGDRYGLDRVGLILYATYAWTQCPLTLDYGVLERELDRAEVNVDDPNKQRTAIGSAIGLAVSRLRKSEAKSKIIILLTDGLNNSGELAPMTAANLAKEYGIKIYTIGAGSAEGGLVPVQTLFGPVLQRTADGVDEDALKKIAAVTDGKYFRATDTSSLQEAYREINKLETTQVELGDYYEHKEGFFPFAALGGALVLASVFSRRYWFEAIP, from the coding sequence ATGATCTCCCCGCTGCCCTTCACGTTCAATGCGCTGATGAATCCGTGGGCGCTGCTGTTGTTGGTGGGTGTCGCGGCGGTGCTGGCGGCTGAAATCACGGCGCGGATGCCGGGAGCCATTGATATTTCGACCGGCGAAACCGTGCGCCGCATTCGCGGACGCCGGGCCTATCTGAAACGGCACATTCCGGCGATCCTGCGCGCGCTGGGTCTGTCGTTGCTGGTTTTTGCCATGGCGCGCCCCATCATGGGATATCAGGTGCGCAAGGATCGCGCGGATGTGGTGGATATCATGCTGTGCGTGGACGTGTCGGGCAGCATGAAATCCCAGGATTTCGTTTCCGGCGGACAGCGCCGCGACCGGCTTTATGTCACGAAAGAGGCGGTGCGCGATTTCATCGAAAGCCGGAAAATCCGCGCGGGCGACCGGTATGGGCTGGACCGTGTCGGACTGATTCTGTACGCGACGTATGCGTGGACGCAGTGCCCCCTGACGCTCGATTACGGCGTGCTGGAACGCGAACTGGACCGCGCCGAAGTGAATGTGGACGATCCGAACAAACAGCGAACGGCCATAGGTTCGGCGATAGGCCTTGCCGTGAGCCGCTTGCGCAAGTCCGAGGCGAAGAGCAAGATAATCATTCTCCTGACGGACGGGTTGAACAATTCCGGCGAACTCGCGCCCATGACCGCGGCCAACCTCGCCAAGGAGTACGGCATCAAAATTTACACGATCGGGGCCGGGTCCGCCGAAGGCGGCCTGGTGCCCGTGCAGACGCTGTTTGGACCCGTCTTGCAACGCACCGCGGACGGCGTAGACGAGGATGCGCTGAAGAAGATCGCGGCGGTGACCGACGGCAAGTACTTTCGCGCCACGGACACTTCCTCGCTCCAGGAAGCCTATCGCGAGATCAACAAACTTGAAACGACCCAAGTCGAACTGGGCGATTACTATGAACACAAGGAAGGCTTTTTCCCGTTTGCCGCATTGGGTGGCGCGCTGGTGCTCGCCTCGGTTTTCTCGCGGCGGTATTGGTTTGAGGCGATTCCGTGA
- a CDS encoding VWA domain-containing protein, whose amino-acid sequence MMHIEFIFPFSQLALWLGVAVLLLAGVVLALRALERRRQRRLSAFVEAALAPRLILGYDPAMRRPLFWLTVLGTACLALALAQPHWGQAWREIRQQSHDIVVCLDTSESMNAANPLPSRIERAKQKILSILDRNPGDRFALIAFAGAPALECPLTHDLGYFKSVLAATDTDTISAEGTDIAMAIREAVKVYKDETERTGLSDSASRAILLISDGEQVAGDAVQEAEKASEFARVYVIGVGDPNGTEITLPEWMSRYAGAQGSKKTHLSKLDEETLSKIAIAGKGGYIRSTPDNSDINQIYDYINKLTAYTASSDVRLRLVNRYQWPLGLGILCFAGEGIWLAIMPWLRMRRLRNMAAETDGADLGGRAHA is encoded by the coding sequence ATGATGCATATTGAGTTTATATTTCCTTTCAGCCAATTGGCGTTGTGGCTTGGCGTGGCCGTGCTGCTGCTGGCGGGCGTGGTCTTGGCGCTGCGCGCGTTGGAACGGCGCCGACAGCGGCGGCTGTCGGCTTTTGTGGAAGCCGCCTTGGCGCCGCGGTTGATTTTGGGATACGACCCGGCCATGCGCCGTCCGTTGTTCTGGCTGACGGTTCTGGGAACGGCATGTCTGGCGCTGGCTTTGGCCCAGCCGCATTGGGGCCAGGCATGGCGCGAGATCCGGCAGCAGAGCCACGATATCGTCGTGTGTCTGGACACCTCGGAAAGCATGAACGCGGCGAACCCGCTGCCGTCGCGGATTGAACGCGCCAAACAGAAGATTCTTTCGATCCTCGATCGCAATCCGGGCGATCGTTTTGCGCTGATTGCGTTTGCGGGCGCGCCCGCATTGGAATGTCCATTGACGCACGACCTTGGCTACTTCAAGTCCGTTTTGGCCGCCACCGACACCGATACCATCAGTGCGGAAGGAACGGATATCGCCATGGCTATCCGCGAAGCCGTGAAAGTTTACAAGGACGAAACGGAACGGACCGGCCTTTCGGACAGCGCGTCGCGGGCCATTTTGCTGATATCGGACGGTGAACAGGTTGCCGGCGACGCGGTGCAGGAGGCGGAGAAAGCCTCGGAATTCGCCCGTGTTTACGTGATAGGCGTGGGTGATCCCAACGGAACGGAAATCACGCTTCCGGAGTGGATGAGCCGGTATGCCGGCGCCCAGGGAAGCAAGAAAACGCATCTTTCAAAATTGGACGAGGAAACGCTGTCGAAGATAGCCATCGCGGGCAAGGGCGGCTATATTCGATCCACGCCGGACAATTCCGACATCAATCAAATCTATGATTACATCAACAAATTGACGGCGTACACCGCGTCCAGCGACGTGCGGTTGCGCCTGGTCAACCGGTACCAGTGGCCGCTGGGCCTGGGCATTCTCTGTTTCGCGGGCGAAGGAATCTGGCTGGCGATCATGCCGTGGCTGCGAATGCGGCGCTTGCGGAACATGGCGGCTGAAACGGATGGGGCCGACCTGGGAGGCCGCGCCCATGCGTAA
- a CDS encoding tetratricopeptide repeat protein, whose product MNLLACMLMLYGANAYHDTFNRGCAAFSTGDYAAAIQAFEQIVAEDVTEPAVFYNLGNAYYRSGRLGPAIANYERALHLDPGFENARENLAKAVRETKHRLARPGMPPDWKLSLFFWHYDTGRYTSYRLAMLFWWAFWITATVRFWRPVRYLRRTAAILGVLSLIFGVSAWHKAHPMTLAVAVGDRVAAHYGTDDSETVRFELAEGDRVAVDKQTDGWMRVTTANGDRGWVHAGELIPVGPPYVRPPEPAPSQPGGAAKP is encoded by the coding sequence ATGAACCTGCTGGCCTGCATGTTGATGCTGTATGGCGCGAACGCCTACCACGACACATTCAACCGGGGGTGCGCCGCCTTTTCGACGGGCGACTACGCGGCGGCCATCCAGGCCTTCGAGCAGATTGTAGCCGAGGACGTCACGGAGCCGGCCGTGTTCTACAACCTGGGCAATGCTTACTATCGTTCGGGACGGCTGGGGCCCGCCATCGCGAACTACGAGCGGGCGTTGCATCTCGATCCGGGTTTCGAGAACGCGCGGGAAAACCTGGCCAAGGCCGTCCGCGAGACCAAGCACCGTTTGGCGCGACCCGGCATGCCGCCCGATTGGAAATTGAGCCTGTTTTTCTGGCACTACGACACAGGTCGTTACACGTCGTACCGGCTTGCGATGTTGTTCTGGTGGGCGTTTTGGATTACGGCCACCGTGCGGTTTTGGCGTCCGGTGCGCTATTTGCGGCGCACGGCGGCGATCCTTGGCGTATTGTCGCTAATCTTCGGCGTGTCCGCTTGGCACAAGGCGCATCCCATGACGTTGGCCGTGGCGGTGGGTGATCGCGTGGCCGCGCACTACGGCACCGACGACAGCGAAACGGTACGGTTTGAACTGGCGGAAGGCGATCGGGTCGCCGTTGACAAGCAGACGGACGGCTGGATGCGCGTGACGACGGCGAACGGCGACCGCGGCTGGGTCCATGCCGGCGAATTGATCCCCGTCGGGCCGCCGTATGTGCGCCCGCCGGAACCGGCGCCGTCGCAGCCGGGAGGGGCCGCGAAGCCATGA
- the glnD gene encoding [protein-PII] uridylyltransferase yields the protein MTLRFDELTAMARANDPAFREVPREECVAAARAYALERRTAIRERHAAGESGLDVVRALAETADLLLRGIFEFGLYTVANRSALMSRVALCALGGYGRAELSPCSDLDVCLLYDGVLDGHIKDLNAYVVPFLWDTGFVLNYSIRSVNEAVELATADLKVYTCILESRLITGDSTTFARLKLNLREAFRGDDEASAAFIRAKTAARYAELEPEYRDLYKAEPNIKENRGGLRDFHTALWILMMTYGPLTLDDVAALGIVSPQEHLDVVQGIDFIWRIRNELHFTAGREDDRLTFDNQKRVAAAFGYGHGSEDDTHRLMQDYYAAARKLHRFLHIAALTCNQHPEMGAVEATVLSPRAQILVHDGQLEAGGEDPCWFAEQPSRLMEVFWECARRMVPLSRATERRIHANLHLVTDTFRANDLVRRFFIAICNRPTQAGFALRQAAHRGLLGRYLPEFAAIQGRICYEDFHHFPVDEHTLRAIEALADLRNMKGPAAECLHNALEHLPDPYILVMAILFHDLGKVEGETHVQAGVAAAKTICARIGMPPEDTELIAFLVEHHLDMTNLSQYRDIDDPHIVQEFARTMKTEERLRLLFLLSYADLAAVGPGVWNDWKGALLLKLYLKTEMILLGRAKITGEEYWKSPKAAEVRDLLTNGLQGEIEPHLRGLGDRYLLAFSPKHIAMHIECASLARERGLAVNCWTHEETGMSEIVVCTADRPGLFSMIAGSFASELIDVNNAALFTRADGIVVDCFTVSDAAQGRPLTDRQFKAFERALRAVLIEGADIRDLVDRSRRRLFALLQPRIPVRTRISFDNESSLTHTVIDIETGDRTGLLYDITRAMAHAGLDISTACIVTDARRVRDSFYVTLEKGKIETEEKQDEFREVLHEAIHPRALAENR from the coding sequence ATGACCCTGCGATTTGACGAATTGACCGCGATGGCCCGCGCCAACGATCCGGCCTTCCGGGAAGTCCCCCGCGAGGAATGCGTCGCGGCGGCGCGGGCCTATGCCCTCGAACGCCGGACAGCCATTCGGGAACGCCATGCCGCCGGGGAATCGGGCCTGGATGTCGTGCGCGCGCTGGCCGAGACGGCCGACCTGTTGTTGCGGGGCATATTCGAGTTTGGCCTGTACACCGTGGCGAATCGGTCGGCGCTGATGTCGCGCGTGGCGCTCTGCGCGTTGGGCGGATACGGCCGCGCGGAGTTGAGTCCGTGTTCCGACTTGGATGTGTGCCTTCTGTACGACGGCGTGCTCGACGGGCACATCAAGGATTTGAACGCCTATGTCGTTCCGTTTTTATGGGACACGGGATTCGTGCTCAATTATTCGATTCGCAGCGTGAACGAGGCGGTCGAACTCGCGACGGCCGACCTGAAGGTCTACACCTGCATTTTGGAGTCGCGCCTGATTACCGGCGACAGCACGACGTTCGCGCGGCTGAAACTGAATCTCCGCGAAGCGTTTCGCGGCGACGACGAGGCGTCGGCGGCTTTCATTCGCGCGAAGACGGCGGCGCGCTACGCCGAACTCGAACCGGAATACCGGGATCTCTACAAGGCGGAACCCAACATCAAGGAGAACCGGGGCGGTTTGCGCGATTTCCACACCGCGCTGTGGATCTTGATGATGACCTACGGTCCGCTCACGCTCGACGACGTCGCCGCGCTCGGCATCGTGTCGCCCCAGGAGCACCTCGACGTCGTCCAGGGGATTGATTTCATCTGGCGCATCCGCAACGAACTGCATTTCACCGCCGGACGCGAGGACGATCGGTTGACGTTCGACAATCAAAAGCGCGTGGCGGCGGCCTTCGGGTATGGCCACGGTTCGGAAGACGATACGCACCGGCTCATGCAGGATTATTATGCCGCCGCGCGCAAACTGCACCGCTTTCTGCACATCGCCGCGCTTACGTGCAACCAGCATCCTGAAATGGGCGCGGTCGAGGCGACGGTGCTCTCGCCGCGCGCGCAGATTCTCGTGCATGACGGACAACTCGAAGCCGGCGGCGAGGACCCCTGCTGGTTCGCCGAACAACCGTCAAGGCTCATGGAAGTTTTCTGGGAATGTGCGCGGCGCATGGTTCCCCTCAGCCGGGCCACCGAACGGCGGATACACGCCAATCTTCACCTTGTGACGGACACCTTTCGCGCGAACGATTTGGTGCGCCGTTTCTTTATCGCCATCTGCAACCGCCCCACGCAGGCGGGTTTCGCGTTGCGGCAAGCCGCCCATCGCGGCCTGCTCGGACGGTACCTGCCCGAATTCGCCGCCATTCAGGGGCGGATTTGCTATGAGGATTTTCATCATTTCCCGGTGGACGAACACACCCTGCGCGCCATCGAGGCGCTGGCCGATCTGCGGAACATGAAGGGACCGGCCGCGGAGTGCCTGCATAACGCGCTTGAGCATCTGCCCGATCCGTACATTCTGGTTATGGCCATCCTGTTTCACGACCTGGGGAAAGTGGAAGGCGAGACCCATGTACAGGCGGGCGTCGCGGCGGCGAAGACCATCTGCGCGCGCATAGGCATGCCGCCCGAGGACACCGAACTCATCGCCTTTCTGGTCGAGCATCACCTGGACATGACGAACCTGAGCCAGTACCGCGACATTGACGATCCGCACATCGTTCAGGAATTTGCGCGGACCATGAAAACCGAGGAACGCCTGCGCCTGCTGTTTCTGCTGTCCTACGCGGATTTGGCTGCGGTCGGCCCGGGTGTCTGGAACGACTGGAAGGGCGCGCTGCTGCTGAAACTCTACCTCAAAACAGAGATGATCCTGCTGGGCCGCGCCAAGATCACCGGCGAGGAATACTGGAAGTCCCCGAAAGCCGCCGAAGTCCGCGATCTCCTGACCAACGGCCTTCAAGGAGAAATCGAGCCGCATTTGAGGGGCCTTGGCGACCGCTATCTGCTCGCTTTTTCACCGAAGCACATCGCCATGCACATCGAATGCGCGTCGCTGGCCCGCGAGCGGGGCCTCGCCGTGAATTGCTGGACCCACGAAGAAACCGGCATGAGCGAAATCGTCGTCTGCACCGCGGACCGGCCCGGGTTGTTTTCAATGATTGCGGGCAGTTTCGCCTCCGAACTGATTGATGTGAACAACGCCGCGCTGTTCACGCGGGCCGACGGCATCGTTGTGGACTGTTTCACGGTATCGGACGCCGCACAGGGACGCCCCCTGACCGACCGGCAATTCAAGGCCTTTGAACGGGCGTTGCGGGCCGTGTTGATCGAGGGCGCCGATATCCGGGATCTGGTGGATCGCTCGCGGCGGCGGCTGTTCGCGCTGCTGCAACCGCGCATTCCCGTGCGCACGAGAATCTCGTTCGACAACGAGTCGTCGCTCACGCATACCGTCATAGACATCGAGACGGGCGATCGGACCGGCCTGCTGTACGACATAACCCGGGCCATGGCGCACGCGGGCCTGGATATTTCAACGGCGTGCATCGTCACCGACGCGCGCCGCGTGCGCGATTCGTTCTATGTGACGTTGGAAAAAGGCAAGATTGAGACAGAGGAAAAACAGGACGAGTTCCGCGAGGTGCTGCATGAAGCCATCCACCCGCGCGCACTCGCCGAAAACCGTTAG
- a CDS encoding peptidyl-prolyl cis-trans isomerase: protein MSDQSPDRLKAFRAQYDAAPKGNHALAIANLVLLVAGFATLAVLLLREPAARPAVSEGTSGGLTLEQQREYAVRLANKKLAGPAIAAYEEYLKNAPLTLPERAKVCYSVAKLAIEDEKYETALPYLYQAEYLDPKSELKEEINKKVVLCLDKLGRNVDLRHELRKRSDVKHDASQVKADDVILAEFGNEAITKRDLEMEIEQLPPAAKDSFNAPEKKAELLKNLVAERLLLDKARRLELDKAPEVQDLLARQLDSMIVQKLIADEVRKDVQITPEDVERFYKAEPALFTEPAMAEVRVAKAGTEEAARAITEFIEKPVVVRKGGPMPGVKDLEKAPEELFSAEPGAVVGPVSAGGEWYVFKVESVTPEKILPYDEVKDRATRMYQMRKEQEKVSSIIEETLKAREVRLYLDRLQEGEKK from the coding sequence ATGAGTGATCAATCGCCGGATCGGTTGAAGGCGTTCCGGGCGCAATACGATGCCGCGCCGAAAGGGAACCATGCGTTGGCGATTGCGAATCTGGTTCTGCTGGTTGCGGGATTCGCAACGCTGGCCGTTCTGCTGCTGCGCGAACCGGCGGCCCGGCCCGCCGTGTCCGAGGGAACCAGCGGCGGCTTGACACTTGAACAACAGCGCGAATACGCGGTGCGCCTGGCCAACAAGAAACTGGCCGGCCCCGCGATTGCGGCTTACGAGGAATACCTGAAAAACGCGCCGTTGACTCTTCCGGAGCGGGCGAAGGTCTGTTATTCGGTGGCGAAATTGGCCATCGAGGACGAGAAATATGAAACCGCCCTTCCTTATTTGTATCAGGCCGAATATCTCGATCCGAAATCGGAATTGAAGGAAGAAATCAACAAGAAAGTCGTGTTGTGCCTCGACAAATTGGGCCGCAACGTGGATTTGCGGCACGAATTGCGCAAGCGGTCGGACGTGAAACATGACGCGTCGCAAGTGAAGGCGGACGATGTCATTCTGGCGGAGTTTGGGAACGAGGCGATTACAAAGCGGGATTTGGAAATGGAAATCGAGCAATTGCCGCCCGCCGCGAAGGATTCGTTCAACGCGCCGGAAAAGAAAGCGGAGTTGCTCAAGAATTTGGTGGCGGAACGGCTGTTGCTGGACAAGGCGCGCCGTCTTGAACTGGACAAGGCGCCGGAGGTGCAGGATCTGCTCGCACGCCAGCTCGATTCGATGATTGTGCAGAAGTTGATCGCGGATGAAGTGCGCAAGGATGTGCAGATTACGCCGGAAGACGTCGAGCGATTCTACAAGGCCGAGCCGGCGTTGTTCACGGAACCGGCCATGGCGGAGGTGCGCGTGGCGAAGGCCGGGACCGAAGAGGCGGCCAGGGCCATCACGGAATTCATCGAAAAACCGGTGGTGGTGCGCAAGGGCGGTCCGATGCCCGGCGTAAAGGATTTGGAGAAAGCGCCGGAAGAGTTGTTTTCCGCGGAACCGGGCGCGGTGGTTGGTCCGGTGTCCGCCGGCGGTGAATGGTATGTCTTCAAGGTGGAATCGGTCACGCCGGAGAAGATCTTGCCGTATGACGAGGTGAAAGACCGGGCCACGCGGATGTACCAGATGCGCAAGGAACAGGAAAAAGTTTCGTCCATCATCGAAGAGACGTTGAAGGCGCGCGAGGTGCGCCTGTACCTCGACCGTCTTCAGGAAGGCGAGAAGAAATAG
- a CDS encoding PDZ domain-containing protein: protein MKTKTYCMIVAAALIVTMAGAAPALSPVLKEMEDGFIKLHQELQPCVVNIETKGGGPSSEIDIDGFNELFRFFGIPMEPGPNMPMRPRRMPRMATGSGFVYDKQGHIITNNHVVEDAAEITVKMWNKKEYPAKIIGRDPDTDLAVIKIEPDGDLPVARLGDSDALQVGQFAIAVGSPRGFEGSFSFGHISALGRNELMLPGLRFQNFIQTDAAINLGNSGGPLCNLEGEVIGINVAIVYGANSIGFAIPVNTAKNIVPKLIGEGKVTRGYLGVGIVNVDSFAEGVGLPDNKGAFVKNVQPGTPAEKAGIKPYDVLRKVNGAEVENSADLVRKISDIAPGTPVKIEIWRDKKTQEVEVTLDEWAGSVKEASRGKITLGLRVENLTPELVERLRLKPGATGAIVTDVEPGSPAEDARPPIGQGDVIVEIAQKPVKNADDFHSLVKENAQPGKSLLIGLIRAGGEQDITVIKVPKEEK, encoded by the coding sequence ATGAAGACGAAAACCTATTGCATGATTGTCGCGGCGGCACTGATTGTGACGATGGCCGGCGCCGCCCCGGCCCTGAGCCCCGTGCTCAAGGAAATGGAGGACGGGTTCATCAAACTGCACCAAGAATTACAGCCCTGTGTCGTGAATATCGAAACGAAGGGGGGCGGGCCGTCCAGCGAAATAGACATAGACGGCTTCAACGAATTGTTCCGGTTTTTCGGCATTCCGATGGAACCGGGCCCCAACATGCCGATGCGTCCACGCCGCATGCCGCGGATGGCCACCGGCTCCGGATTCGTCTATGACAAGCAGGGCCACATCATCACCAACAACCACGTGGTTGAAGACGCCGCCGAAATCACGGTCAAGATGTGGAATAAAAAGGAGTATCCGGCGAAAATCATCGGACGCGATCCCGACACCGATCTGGCGGTCATCAAGATTGAACCGGACGGCGATCTGCCGGTTGCACGGCTGGGCGATTCCGATGCGTTACAGGTGGGGCAATTCGCGATAGCCGTCGGCAGTCCGCGGGGCTTTGAAGGCTCGTTTTCGTTCGGCCACATCAGCGCGCTGGGCCGCAACGAATTGATGTTGCCCGGCCTGCGTTTCCAGAATTTTATCCAGACCGACGCCGCGATCAATCTCGGCAACAGCGGCGGGCCGCTCTGCAATCTCGAAGGTGAAGTGATCGGCATCAATGTCGCCATCGTATACGGGGCGAACTCGATCGGTTTTGCGATTCCGGTCAACACCGCGAAGAACATCGTGCCCAAGCTTATCGGGGAGGGCAAGGTTACACGCGGCTACCTCGGCGTCGGCATCGTGAATGTGGATTCGTTCGCGGAAGGCGTCGGGCTGCCCGACAACAAGGGCGCGTTCGTCAAGAACGTCCAGCCGGGCACGCCCGCCGAAAAGGCCGGCATCAAACCCTATGACGTGCTGCGCAAGGTCAACGGCGCCGAGGTCGAAAATTCCGCCGACCTTGTCCGCAAAATCAGCGACATCGCCCCCGGCACCCCGGTGAAAATCGAGATATGGCGCGACAAGAAGACCCAGGAAGTGGAAGTAACGCTCGACGAATGGGCCGGCAGCGTGAAGGAGGCCTCGCGCGGCAAGATCACGCTCGGCTTGCGTGTCGAAAACCTGACGCCGGAACTGGTCGAGCGCTTGCGCCTGAAACCCGGCGCCACCGGCGCGATCGTGACCGACGTCGAACCCGGAAGTCCGGCCGAGGATGCCAGACCCCCCATCGGCCAGGGCGACGTGATTGTCGAAATCGCCCAAAAACCGGTCAAGAACGCGGACGACTTCCACAGCCTTGTCAAGGAAAATGCCCAGCCCGGCAAATCCCTCCTGATCGGGTTGATCCGCGCCGGCGGCGAACAGGACATCACCGTAATCAAGGTGCCCAAAGAAGAGAAATAA
- a CDS encoding BatD family protein: MRRVAIVIMALLAGAAGAAEPEVRASVDRNTVTVRRPFLLTVQVTGNEVGEITIPDVDGLHINKRADQTGSQMQVEFSGGRSIVARTQTFGYYAQAIRPGRYTIPPIQVQVDGKTLATQPILINVLETGAASQTQQEAVSSTRPGRSEPEPQRGDQPTWEDAVFIESTVDKHEVFQGEPIQLTLSLWCLDINGLQVSSYSGGNIKYPDSDGFYAVTLEPQRVSKTRGNWNYAVTEFRQVLYPTATGDLVIGAWHWEGAGMYGFQRQHFALDTQPIDIKVKPLPDRPPDFSGAVGTFTIKAQLERDQAMQGVPIKLTVRIAGRGNPDAIGAPRMPKIENVYISDPEKQSQEIQSPSGPAVEKTFSYTITPLEPGTLEIPAISYCYFDATEGAYKTEQTAPFTVTVLKSVESSQPRTLVTEHAPTEKGKVEVIGEDILPIVTNPGPLRPYRPSPINTGAALICPVAACGVVAAYTRRRRRFEQDTGLARSHGAKARFLKHLKTIGQSPEPSDELYRALIGYIADKFNRVESGMTSDDVRQIYESHGIGSDDTGQVVKILRACERARYAGGKLSGPEVQALADAAVQAIERLDETLKKDRRP; this comes from the coding sequence ATGCGCCGCGTGGCAATCGTAATCATGGCTTTGCTGGCCGGCGCCGCTGGGGCGGCGGAACCGGAAGTCCGCGCCTCGGTGGATCGCAACACCGTGACGGTGCGGCGTCCGTTTCTGTTGACCGTGCAGGTTACCGGCAACGAGGTCGGCGAAATAACGATACCCGACGTGGACGGTTTGCATATCAACAAGCGCGCGGATCAGACCGGTTCGCAGATGCAGGTCGAATTCAGCGGAGGCCGCAGCATTGTCGCTCGAACGCAAACGTTTGGCTACTACGCCCAGGCGATTCGCCCCGGCCGGTACACCATTCCACCCATCCAGGTGCAGGTGGACGGCAAGACCTTGGCGACGCAACCGATCCTGATAAACGTCCTGGAAACGGGCGCCGCTTCACAAACCCAACAGGAGGCGGTTTCGTCCACCCGGCCGGGGCGTTCCGAACCGGAACCGCAACGCGGCGATCAACCGACATGGGAAGACGCCGTGTTCATCGAAAGCACGGTGGACAAGCATGAGGTTTTTCAGGGCGAACCGATCCAATTGACGCTGAGCCTGTGGTGTCTGGACATAAACGGGCTTCAAGTCTCGTCGTATTCGGGCGGGAACATTAAATATCCCGACAGCGACGGTTTTTATGCAGTTACCCTCGAGCCACAGCGTGTGTCGAAAACACGGGGAAACTGGAATTACGCGGTGACGGAATTCCGGCAAGTGCTGTATCCCACGGCGACGGGGGATCTCGTGATCGGCGCATGGCATTGGGAAGGCGCGGGCATGTACGGGTTTCAACGACAGCACTTTGCGCTCGACACGCAGCCGATTGACATCAAGGTAAAGCCGTTGCCGGACCGTCCTCCAGATTTCAGCGGGGCGGTGGGAACGTTTACAATCAAGGCGCAATTGGAGCGCGATCAGGCCATGCAGGGCGTCCCAATCAAATTGACGGTGCGCATCGCGGGCCGCGGCAACCCCGACGCCATCGGCGCCCCGCGCATGCCGAAAATCGAAAATGTCTATATTTCCGATCCGGAGAAACAGTCGCAGGAAATCCAGTCGCCATCCGGTCCGGCTGTTGAAAAAACCTTTTCCTATACCATCACGCCGCTCGAACCCGGCACGCTTGAAATCCCCGCTATTTCGTATTGCTATTTCGACGCCACGGAGGGCGCATATAAAACCGAGCAGACCGCGCCGTTCACGGTCACGGTCCTGAAATCGGTTGAATCGTCGCAGCCGCGCACACTGGTAACGGAACACGCGCCGACTGAAAAAGGAAAGGTCGAGGTCATCGGCGAGGACATTCTTCCCATTGTGACGAATCCCGGCCCACTGCGCCCGTACCGTCCATCGCCCATTAACACCGGCGCGGCGCTGATTTGTCCGGTCGCGGCCTGCGGCGTCGTGGCGGCCTATACGCGGCGCAGACGGCGGTTTGAGCAGGACACGGGGCTGGCGCGAAGCCACGGCGCCAAGGCCCGTTTCCTTAAACACCTGAAAACTATCGGGCAATCGCCGGAACCGTCCGACGAACTGTACCGGGCCCTGATTGGCTATATCGCCGATAAATTCAACAGGGTCGAGTCCGGCATGACTTCGGATGACGTGCGGCAAATCTACGAGTCGCACGGCATCGGATCGGACGACACCGGGCAGGTCGTCAAGATTCTACGCGCCTGCGAACGCGCCCGATACGCCGGAGGGAAACTGTCCGGCCCGGAAGTGCAGGCATTGGCGGATGCCGCCGTACAGGCGATTGAACGTCTTGACGAGACGCTGAAAAAGGATCGCCGCCCATGA